The genomic interval GCGAAGGCAAATGATTCAAGGAAAATGTGGCGGCTAGAAAAGAGATGAAAGAAGCCAGTGGTAGAGGTGAGGAGGCTTGGTATGAGGATGGAGGATGCGCTGAAAAGTGTCAAGTGGAGAGCGGAGGCCAGGGCGGTCCCCACAAACGTGAGGTGAATCTGACCACCCTTGTTCCACAGGaaacaatatacaaataatgcacgtaagcgaGTGCaggcagggccaaataatgaacgatatgcgagaagagccaatggatataccgctAAGAGGTCCGCATgaccgagtgcggtatatccatttggcgagtcgagcagatttcattatttatgtcctctatgcacaagaatgcgtgcaTTGCTTGTTTTATACAAACTcccccatgttactgagttgccctGAATGccatatttgatataaattctagataattccagacctcgCACTATCTTACACTCTgatgtcagagtgcaggatagtacatTTGGTATGACTttagagtgcaggatagtgcattttggatgaaatagtgcaattcgctgaatatcatgtgatccaaTTTGGACCCATCatattacagaacattcttgggagttgtataaaaCAGAATATAAGACTTTggactactacttctattactattAGCTAAAGGGAAAGCAACCATCTCATGAGTAAAATACAGcatttgaaatatgattatgattaataTCAAGATTTTTACTTGAGGGTAGAGGTAAGGGGGAATCCCACAATCATGAGGTGAATCCGGCCGTCCCCGTTCAACAGGAACAAAACAAGATTTATTACATAGAAAGTCCTTTTCTCATGAACAAAATCTACcaattgatatttgattatGAATGACATCAAGGTTTTTTATCAACAGTACTATTCGTTGTACCTTGTACTGCCATCAAACGCTGTCCGATGACATGGTTTCTCTTGTATCTCAGGCAGGCAGACATCATgaatacttttcttttatttgactGATCTCTGCATCTCTCTCAGCAAGCAGTTTCTTTAATCTCTCGATCTCATCCGCTTGGCTTTCTATTATCTGCAAATgtgaaaatcaaatgaattcCAAGATAATTAATGCAATTATTTAACTCTGCAGGTGCATTCATAAGagaaaaaatttcaatttttttatattgataagGTCCGTACTCTCAAAATAGGTTttaattgtaccatggtacaaccATTTGTCTATGCAGATTTTTCTATTAAAGTGCTTCCTGTTTAGCGTGCATTTAATTGGATTTTTCTTAGTGTACGCAATGGAATAAGCGTTATTATATACaaaaatctgcatagtccatgattttgtaccatggtacaattgaaacctctttcCAGAATACCGGCCAATGAGTCTGTTTGTCAGATTTAAATTAATCGAAGGTCATCCAAGGCTACTGTCCCATTGATTGTGGCCTCAATACCCATATTACTGGATCATTTTTTGTGCCTTTATTAATTTGACCATTTGTGttgtaaaataaatatgatcccttttgaaaaagaaatctaAGGGATGCCACATAGTGAATGTTAAGTTGTTTCTTGGTGTTTGCAAAGTTGGCTCTTGATTAGTATTTCTAAGGCTATAGGCTTACAAGATCCATCCAGATGTTTGTGCACAATAATTGCTTTGATTAAATGTTTGTGCACAATAATTGCTTTGATTAAAATTATAAACATGATCACAATTATTGCCTCGTTAAAATATTTATCTGAATAATTCTCatgtttaatgtatttataGAATTCATTTTGTATCTTATATGGGATATTCATGCCCTTACGTAGTTTCAATCataattgacaatattttgtcTTCTATGTTTTTCATGTCACTCTCTTCACCactttgtctttttctttctacCTCACTCAAATTTCTCTTATTTTAATTcatatcccccctctctcttgtttctttctctccatctctccttCTCTCCTTCTCTTCCCTCTTCCTCAATCTTCCATTTATGAGATAATTATATCTTTTATGTAGACTTAAGTTTTGATATAGAATACTgtaattatgtttttgtttgtttgctttgtTATATTGTACTTCATGAATTTTTGTAAATGGACCCTTTCAGCATATGTATTATACACactaataaatatataaataaaataaataaattcagtgAATCCTATCAGAATAATAGAAACCCAAATATCTCTtatattttctctattcatgAAAACCAGACTGAATTCACAGCAATAATGATGGGAATATATTGTAATTTCATCTTTGATATATAAGCATTTCATAGCGTTTGTTAAAGCTGCAACTAGAGAATTTCTCTAATGGTCTAGCATAGATGTAGTATCCTACCTTATCTTTAGAAGGGAACATATCACCAGATAAAAGATCCGCAGCGCTGGGCCTTTCCTTGCTATCATCTTTTGTTAGACACTGGATCGCAGAGTactacacaaaacaaatgagatgaGGAATGTTACACATTTTAACATTAAGTCTTATACTGTTATCACCAAATGTTCTCAGTTAACACTATTATTGTTCCTGCGTTCGTGCATACGGTCCTGGGGCTTGGTATAGactacgttatcagataatttttgtcacttgataaagagttgcagcggcactcaaAAGCTcatgaacttgtaagctagtgagcactttttgcgagagtgatcacaaatttcctagaaagctagtgaatactttttgcgagagtgatcacgaatttccttgttgaccatagtagattgcgagacaaatgaataccctctagcgattatttcagtccgcaataatgaacctatttagtattaataCCTGAACTGTTTGACAAAATGGAAGTCATTAactatctaaaaaaataataatcaaggtTTGCCATACACTATATTATACATTTCCTCCAAGAATCATTtggcatttatttttattcatacctATAAGCACTTTGACCcgtattctcaaaagaggtttcaattgtaccatggtactaAACCATGAACGATGCAGATGTAACATAATTACGCTTATTTCATTGCGTACACAaagttaaattttaaaaaatgcacgCTTTCGGCAAAGTGCGCTTAAAATAAAGCGCgttaatgaaataaatctgcatagtccatggtttaGGACCctggtacaattgaaacctcttttgagaatacgggcctttgggCATCATTTCATTAGATTCTGTTCGAACTAATTATTTAAAATGTTTCTGTTTAATCTTGAGCAATTCTGATCTATATCATTACCTGCACAGGCCATCTTTTCTGAACTTCTTCCGAAATGATTCCTTTTCGTAGTCTTTCCAAACATTTGTGTCTTTCCATGCCAGTAAGAAACGGGTGGTATAACTCATAGAGGATCAGTCCCATGCTGTACATATCAGACTAGGAGATAAAAcatcataataattaatatgagATATCAATCAATAAAGCAAATTTGAACCAGTTGCCTTAGTAGCATCACCTCAAGTCCTTGACTACTCAATTCTGCCCGGGCtccaaatgaataataaaaaagttactGGGCATTTTAATGCTAAGATTATAAATAATGTCAAGAGTCTCTAATTGACAATGCTACCAACATAGGTGATGTCACAGTTGTACAACTCCCCATTTACTTTACTACCTATTTTACTTCATTTGTCACTTTTATCAAGTCTATCCATAGATcaagggcccgtttcataaagagttgcatggcaactaccatggtaaccttgattctgattggctgctgagccctgttgccatggtagttacaacagttgtaaccctttatgaaatgggccccttgtgttttctttttttttttcatgggagGACATATAATAAAGGTTTGATAACATATCATGGACAAAAAGCTTGTACTatcattagaatgagcaaaaatagatgttttggtgtatattttcagtgtacaAAGGAGAGAGTTGTACTTGTGAgacatcacatatcttggttgcattgccaattgaAGGATCTCCATATCATTAGTGATTTggatattcaaatgctcataacatGTATGATGacagaaaaatcaatgaataagaTAAATGAGAGTTTTGTAACATACCAACAGACTAACAGGAAAAATAATCACTAGGTCTCTGCCAAACTtcgttcaggcgagacaaaaatgagacTAGTGTCTCTTTTCTGTTATGCAGGCTAGCAGCAATAAAAGATTATATAGTCCAATATAACGCTTTACCTTGTTGTCATATGTAGTCCCATCCAGCTGTTCTGGTGCTGCATAGGTTTCTGTTCCAACGCCAGATGTATAAGTTTGGGAGACACCGGGGTCAATGCAACACTCTATAAGACACAAGGAAACAAAAAAGGAGCTAAATAACTCAAAAGTTTTAGCAGTTTTATGTTTTATCATGGCGCTTAAACAATGCGTATTTCAAATGCTTCAGGTAATACTCGACCCGAGAGCCAGGTTACAACTTTGGGTAAAAAAGCCCAAATACAAAACTAGAACTATCACCAAAGGTGACTAATACCCCCGCTGTacaccgttaccatggcaacagttcCCAACACATGGAAAAATATGTCTTGCCTAGTtttacctcaagaccaatgtgtgaaccaaatttcatgagaattggttgataattgataaaagtACGAACCTCAGAATTTTTACctaattttgggcatattatgATATATGTTATCATGGCAACTTGATTTCCGACACACAcataaaatgtgtcttgcacatctttacctcaaaaccaatgcgtaagccaaatttcatgaaaattggttgaaaattgatgaaataattcaaaccacaaggttttcacccaatttCATCATATTATAtgttgtaaccatggcaacatgatttctgacacacacactcacacaaaatatgtcttgcacatctttacctcaagaccaacgtgtgtgccaaatttcatgagaattggttaaaacctGACAAAGTCGTCTGAACTGCAAGATTTTCACcctatttttgccataatacactgttactatggtaacacaATTTCAGACACATACCCCGACACCCACacgtgtgccaaatttcatgagaattggttaaaaactgagatAGTAGTTCAAGGCGCAAGATTTGAAATGGATCGGCCGACCAAAAGACCAATACTGATTCCTATATACCCCTTCGAACTTTGTTTGGCGGGGGCATAATAAAGCCATCACAACGCTCACAAATTTTCTGTCACATTCACATGCACACAAAACTACACAAAACCATGGTAAAATCTCGAAATCGCTTGCAACCCTTTATATAACACACAATCAAAATCTCACACAAACCAAAAATAATTCAGtcacaacaatttttttaaattaaatttcattcaatttataatTGTGAAAAGAATTTTGATCAttgggagaaagaaaaataaatataaatcctAATAAAATCTGAAGAATGTCATGCCTGGTaattgaacacaaatacattttcatgagtttacaaaatatatctcACCTAAGGGGagatatcaacattttcgtcagttacaaaacaaatttcaccATCGGGGAGATATAAAATTTTACCCCTTTACAAAATTTATCTCCCCATCtaggaaatatcaaaattttcaacagTTAAAAATTCATGTCTCCATTGGCgagatatcaaaatttttcttcaGTTATAATACGTATCTCACGATCGCGGAGTAATCAAAATTTTCACCAGTTAAAAATTTTTCTCACCATCAACTTCTTGGTTCCTCTGAAATCTCATCGGAGTCTTCGGCTCAGTGATGACATCTACCCGAGCTAATCCAAAATCTCCTATCTTGACTAGCGGATGGTCATCAGCATTGTGGCTCAAGAATATATTCTTAGGCTGAAGACAAGAAcaattaaaaatagaaataaatactgaataatcCGATTTGATCCAGGAATCTGTAAGCATGATAAGGACCCATCATCTctaatgatttaaattcaatagTTCTTCAATGCAATGCCACCAAATATACAGAATTTGTCATAAGCATTGACTAGAGGATGGTCATCAGCGTTGTGGCTCAAGAATATATTCTTAGGCTGAAGACAAGAACAATTAACAATagaaataaatactgaataatcCGATTTGATCCAGGAATCTGTAAGCATTATAAGGACCcattaatgatttaaattcaaaagTTCTTCAATGCAACGCCACCAAATATACAGAATTTGTCATAACATTGTAGATTACAGCATCTCTCTGTTTTGATTACTTTTTTGCATGAACAGCAAACTATTTTAGAggtatttactttaaaaaaaaaatcagatgaaaTCAACAGATACTTAGGAATTAATACTTACAGTCACATCTCTGTGTAGtatattttgtgtgtggatgTAATCTATTCCTTCAAGTAGCTGCTTGTAGATATTTTGATTATCTCTCTCATTCACAACATCAAATTGATCTATTATAGAACAGTTAATAAGAATACATTACATATATGTCAAAATGGCAAAACCCAAcagctaaaaaaaaagagagaattcTTTTATATAACAACTTCTGGTTaccttgtaataataataatatacagttcttgtatagcgcatattaTATatgacaattatgaataatgtctctatgtgcttccaaaggacttggatattattaccccagctgtagcttagCAGCCGTAATTACTCAGATTTCAGCGCACAcgcattacaaggaataaattcctgccaggtacccattcacctcacctgggttgagtgcaatagtgttgataaatttcttgccgaaggaaattacgccatggctgggattcgaacccacgaccctctgttttaaagtccagagactaatccactgggccacaacgctccattgTAATTCCAATAGTTTCAAAAACTTTGGGGGAGACCTTTTGCTCATGAATCTTTGTCAAGTCTCTTAAAAATCTTCTCATTCTGAGCTATTTATGTACCTTGAgtactctacagagtggatttggcgctgaACAAGTcacactattattattatcattcttattatacAGTGGCTGATCTTGTGTCTGTATACCCATCTATTGGACTTCACTTTTCAATGTGACCAGCTGCCAAATCATCTTAAAATTTCACCcatccttattttcaaaatccGTAAATTGGTATGGGGAGGTCATTTTGCCCATTGCCTACTGGGAAATTTGATGATCCCTACACAAAGTCTGTATAGATTTCAGTAGTTAATGAATTAACAAAAATTGTCcacttgattttcaaaattgaagCCCTAGCTTTGCTAAATCAAAGCAAAAGGAAAGTCTGTGGTCAAGATAAATGGCAAAATTAAACTGGCTGATCCCCAAATGCGCTTATAAGGTACAGAGATTTCAATTACTTTTCAGATTTTGGCATCATCAAACTGTTAGCTACTGTACTTCTCATGAGAGCTCAAGACATGCAGTTAAAAATCGCATATAAGCCTTTTAGATGAACTGGATGATAAATCGAACAGAGATATTGGTTGGGAGATACATGCAAGTCTTGTTAATAGAATAGTAGGCATATTTATACCAACTCAATCACCAAAATTTCACGAGAATACCCATTGtggaaaaatccctgcgaaagttttttgttattttgagtAACTACTATTCCGGCGtttattttctttcagcaaTGTTAGGAGAATTTTGCTTTTATATCGGCAAAAATACCTGGACGCCGTTGCATataagttactattatggtaacttagccatccaatggtaacttacatgaaatccttgattctgattggctgttatgCACTGATCCCATggcagttaccattggatggcaaagttattattatggtatacaaataatgaatgttcatgagtgcaatggacagcatacttcatgaggtgaaagatgaaatgatccattcaacgaggcataCCCGAGCTGAAAGGATCATTCATTTCaactttcaccgaatgaagtattctgtccattccatgaatgaaaagaaaattcattatttggtttatatgacacctaaaaatagattctttttcatattATCAATTTCGatgaaaaatatgatcatgcagtgcgagctcgATCTTTTTATTGTTGCGTACATACAAAGTATGCGCTGCATGCAAACATGAGTGATTTTACTTGTGGTGCCCGTAGTCTCGGTGCACGCGTGCattggacaaaatcgtatggatccaaacttgcacgatgaatggatccaaaattggaCGGTTAATGACGcaattgtaaaatgggctgaatgatcgatatcaaacaaccaatcaactGACAAGGATCTTTCTAGATGTCATATAATAACCTTTATGCAATACGCCTAGTATGGATAAATGGTGGCTGAATGGGCAAGGAAGGATTTTGCTTATATACATGTCAACATGAAAACATACTTGATCTACAAAAGGAATTTCCTACACCAGTATACGAGGTACTCACTCTTAGTTGCTACTCTACCATTGCGCTCACTCAACCACACTCTAAGTGTACTTTTACACAGCTCCATTTGGATGTAGAGATAATAACGTATCTTGTAAAACTGCCTCAGCCTTGACCAACATCCAGCATCTACTTCGGGACTGGACTCTTGACCATCCCAACTTATTGACCGACGGAATGCACCATTTTGTACTGCTCTGTATGGGCGGGACGATGCACCATGGATCCTTTTGTGAATCTGGGTTGAAGAACTAAGCGACGTTGTTATGGTACTCAGCAATGTAGCAGTGGCTTTTGTAACCGGAATGATTGCACTTTTCACAATGTTTTTGGAGGTCGTGGCAGTAGTTTTGATTTCTTCATAGTCGTCAGACTGCACCATTGTTTCAACATGCCTTTCGAACTTGCGTGACTGCCGCAAGACTTTGTGTCGGGGAGAATTTTGTTCTTTCTGGGACGGTAATTTGAAATCATCACAGTCTGTTCCATCTGACTCCGCATTTCGAAAAATAACTGTGCTGCTGGATGTTCCCGAAGATTCCAGAGAATCAGTTACTCCCTCAGTGAATGTTTGATCAAATTCTCTGGCAATGGGCCTGATGTTCTCGACATTCTCGCTTGTTTGTGAAAAGAATTCATTTACTAACTCACCACTGTCAAATCTCTCTTCTTCATATGAAACTTTGAAGTCTGTATCAAACGGATCAATATCTGGTTGATTATTAAACACCACCGTACTGGAATGCTTAGAATGATGCTGTGTCCTTGATTCTACATATTCTGTTATGATTGGAGACGTTGACCCACGTTTGCTGATGTTTTCCTTCTCCTGGCAAGAATACATAAACCTTGATTTATCAGCAAAAGAatcatcttcatctttattTATGATCACCATCTCCTCCTCTCTATCCCTGTCTTCTTCTTCGTCCTCctcatcttcttcctcctcctcatctcCCCTTTCATCATCACTGATTTCCAAGTCGTTGAATGAcctgtaattaaaaaaaaaagtgttattcAATATAGGACAATTGCAGTAACATGTACTACACATAGTTCTGAGAATTAATTCTAATATTCAGGTGAAACACGTATGCAACATATACTTGAcagatttatattttctttatatagggtcattccatgccaattcacccaatgaatgtgcaattttgcacccgaccctctcgGAATTTGTTGTAAATTGATACACATAAAATTTAGCTTATGTTGCAACACCtttgtatgttcattatttacttgtgttttcatatattcatacattatctgtgtattcttttacattgtatattgtgaacatgcatgaataaataaataaataaataaataaataaataaaatataaattgattatacatgtataacatacaTGCCAAGTgtccttttttatttatcttttcttcAGAAACTGAAAAtgatggtttcaatggtcattTCCTAGATCAggttgtattttcttttttattggaACTTGTATAgggtcattccatctggattcacccagtggttgcacccgaccgtctcagaattcgttgtaaattggtacacataaaattcaccatggcccacggacaaatttaaaaaaaaaaagtccaattGGTTcgtcggttctcgcgctacggcccgcccttttctccttgttttgacaaaaatgggcgtgaccttcaactttcaatggccactgcgtcgtaacgtgttgttagtaaataggcatatactcaacaatttgatgataaaagtaaacacttaaaaatatatatatatatatatatatatgatatatattgctgaacatcaaaatgcctaaacagaTTCCTtttcatgagcataaatgtttaatgtttcatttgtgaactaatgagcttaatttcttttcatgtgttTGCATAcgtaacttaagattggaagaaatcatgtaactgGTCAACActtttactaacatgaatattagtatgtgggactagagtaaaatttcatggtatctttggaagagtttttaaaggtgaagaaataaaatatcatcattggttttaacatattttgtcaatatcatactaataattaacatacacgaaaatcaagttaaaaaattatttgtccgggggtcaaattcaaggtcaaagtaaaggtcacgaccttataaatcgctccaatacattttttgatgcatgttttggattcctctctgaatttcctaataaatggtaccagtttcatgaaaattggtcaacacattacgacgcagtggccattgaaagttgaaggtcacgcccatttttgtcaaaacaaggagaaaagggcgggccgtagcgcgagaaccgacgAACCaattggactttttttttttttatttgtccgtgggccatggtgaattttatgtgtaccaatttacaacgaattctgagacggtcgggtgcaaccactgggtgaatccagatggaatgacccTATACAAGTtccaataaaaaagaaaatacaaccTGATCTAGGAaatgaccattgaaaccatcaTTTTCAGTTTCTgaagaaaagataaataaaaaaggacACTTGGCAtgtatgttatacatgtataatcaatttatattttatttatttatttatttatttatttatttatttatttattcatgcatgttcacaatatacaatgtaaaagaatacacagataatgtatgaatatatgaaaacacaagtaaataatgaacatacaaaGGTGTTGCAACATAAGCTAAAAGCTTGATTGGTTTAAGCACCTTTAAACTGGTTTTGCatccaagaaaataaaataaaaatgtaagaataaggaagagaggaaagaaagagaagaatgtaAAAGTGATAGACTGCCGAGATATAACAATTAAGTTTCAAATTGTTATGAATATATGGTAGAGTAATTCAACAAAGTTAAATTCTTAATCTTCAGTTAcgaataagagaaagaaagaagatttaattacttacatgtatacgtTACTAGCAGTTTACACATTCTGTAATTTTGAAAGGAGATTGTGCTTTAcagccaatttaaaagaatgtgaggttttcaaatttcgaatattatgtggaagagaattccaaaCATCTGAACCACGGTGTCTGATTGATTTATGAGCTAATGCGGTGCGGGGATTAACCAAATGTATGTTCGATGACTGtcttgtgctatatgaatggaCAGTGCCGTTAGGCTGAAACATTGAAGAAAATGAGTCAGGCAGCATATTGGCATTAAAACGGAACATAAATAAGGCAGTTTGCAAAAAATGTATATCTTCTACCTTCAAACACTTCAGCTTTACAAATAAGGGATTTGTATGGTCTCTGTAACCAGACCCAGTACATATGCGAACTGCTTTCTTTtgcaggagaaatatattggtaGTTGACACTTTTGATGTAGCCCAAAGAACattgcaatatgaaatatgtggCAGTACAAGAGTATTGTATATCATATCACcgccccccccaccccccaacaaaaaacACCAATCAGATCAAGACACGGTATATAATGGCaataatatacatgcatgtacctGAATTCCAGCATCGGTCGATGTTTGTTTGCATGTTTAGTAACGGCTTGTATTTCCTCTCCAAACCAAGATTGGTGATACCGAACGACGTTAGGATGGCTCAGACAGGCCAGCATTTGTATTTCCCTCTGTATAGACtagacagagagaaaaaaagaaggccAAATTCAACTTTCTGATACCTATGttattctcttttatttttatttttttaccttcttcttccttccttcccttcccttcccttcccacccctctcccttctcctccttcttctctctCCAACCCTTTGGCCCAAGTCAGGTTTAACtgagaccacggtctaactctgtgctaaaattatggggagccaaaactcaaaaattctgtttatattgtatatttcttatgtttactattttgtttcctcttgctttcataatgaagaaaaatacttcagttatcattcccagacaattatgaacaatttgggtgtcatatgagttaatatattgaatgtgtactgttagggattggtgctccaattggctctccatagttaaaccacacctttaaaccagggtttaatttaaacccgagttcagaatacgggcctttgtcTTCTTTTCCTCCCCTTTCGTTTTCATCTTATTCTTTCTGTTCTTCCTATTTTTACTACTTCTGCAGCTGATTCTGTAAATCCAGAAATATTTGCAGGTACATTAATTTTTCACGGATTTCGCGGCAATATCTGCGAGCGCCCAtttaaaaacatacataatttaTGAGAATCTTTTGAACAGGGGTTCAATTGCGTGTATCCTCTCGTCAAGGAGACTGTATAATTTGACCTTCAGAGGGCGACaattaacccttattaaactggggggggggggtcaatttgacccccctcgACAAATTTCGCTGCTACGCCGCCGTGCAAATTTTTTTACCGCGcagctcgctgactttttactttcaagtcttgcgcatctctTGACAAATTTACGACACCCGGGTACTCGGTTCCGAAATACACAATACACAAGCGCATGTCGGTCCCAAATTTGCCTAAAAACGttatttcgtgtacaaagtcaatgcaaattgtttttttcagccaaaaatcataaatgtatgattatttttacttttgttggttgaGATGGattcattttatgttatttatgatGACAAAAGTGTCCCCAACAAAGTTAatcgaaaaaacaatataaaagaaatgtttgaaaaaacaaagaaatacatacaaattaaaaaacaataagatacataagaaattaattatttttttggcaattttttagtAGGTTTTTGTTATGCATcgcaagatttttttcttcaatacgaacatttttttcttgcaCTTGCATATTGGTATTTTAATTATGATGTTGCTTGAAAATGAAGTTGTTTTTgctgtttgatttgtgagtgTTTAGGTCTGTCTGATGCTTTCTTGAGAGGCACTGATGTTTGTATAATCTAGCCTTAATTTTCAAGAAGGCATCTTATCGAATGCCCACGTGGGTCGATTGATCCCATGCACTTTAAAATGCTGTAATACCCCCGGTCTCTACCCTATACCATACCAGGCCAGCAGCGCCTCCATTTTGCCATCCCCATTGTATGCACCGCCCTAAAAAAGTTGCGCTAAATGTCACTGAAGCTCTTGACTGGATCAAAACAATGCTGAATTATGCTGCTGTAGAGCTAGATTATGAGCagaaaatgcaattttgttGTCTGAAATGTTAATTAGAATCAGCCACAAATGGG from Lytechinus pictus isolate F3 Inbred chromosome 2, Lp3.0, whole genome shotgun sequence carries:
- the LOC129253919 gene encoding eukaryotic translation initiation factor 2-alpha kinase 1-like — encoded protein: MAGSGSMSKGMQDRLNQRVVPEPLTGFDNSDAVPAANAEAMMQIQPAGLHKDVILLSLLKGWCEANGKSVNKSQRLYKKMFRKLQDNKFISPAHVDALKQCNYDILLKTLVSWSLSSSSDDSPGGGALLPFAHRLPLPDHDQSTFFRQRYETDFIQIESIGEGGFGKVYKVQHKLDKEHYAIKKIKVTKKSCFLESIQREIQMLACLSHPNVVRYHQSWFGEEIQAVTKHANKHRPMLEFRSFNDLEISDDERGDEEEEEDEEDEEEDRDREEEMVIINKDEDDSFADKSRFMYSCQEKENISKRGSTSPIITEYVESRTQHHSKHSSTVVFNNQPDIDPFDTDFKVSYEEERFDSGELVNEFFSQTSENVENIRPIAREFDQTFTEGVTDSLESSGTSSSTVIFRNAESDGTDCDDFKLPSQKEQNSPRHKVLRQSRKFERHVETMVQSDDYEEIKTTATTSKNIVKSAIIPVTKATATLLSTITTSLSSSTQIHKRIHGASSRPYRAVQNGAFRRSISWDGQESSPEVDAGCWSRLRQFYKIRYYLYIQMELCKSTLRVWLSERNGRVATKNQFDVVNERDNQNIYKQLLEGIDYIHTQNILHRDVTPKNIFLSHNADDHPLVKIGDFGLARVDVITEPKTPMRFQRNQEVDECCIDPGVSQTYTSGVGTETYAAPEQLDGTTYDNKSDMYSMGLILYELYHPFLTGMERHKCLERLRKGIISEEVQKRWPVQYSAIQCLTKDDSKERPSAADLLSGDMFPSKDKIIESQADEIERLKKLLAERDAEISQIKEKYS